One Prosthecodimorpha staleyi DNA window includes the following coding sequences:
- a CDS encoding TRAP transporter substrate-binding protein gives MSKSLSLLVAGLSAALIGAALPAAAEAPTSIRIAGNFSSNSKHVDNIEKPFFTALPTTTGLKLEVNYNPMDVVGVKAQDALRLLRSGAFDVMSVQIGMASRDDPFFEGLDLIGVSTNMVDLKKAVESYREVFDKRLQEKFNAKVLTLWPFGPQVFYCNAPIKSLDDMKGLKIRSFTPSMAALIQTLGATPVTLQFSEVYPALQRGVANCGVTSPTSGNSGKWPEVTSHFLPLSVSGSVQGHFMNLDYWKKFSPAEQAKIAAAFKTMEDQMWALAVTANEDAANCNIGKEPCKEGTKAGMTLVDVSAADQKKLDDAVTKVVLPIWKEACNRVDPGCSETWNKTVGAARGFKID, from the coding sequence ATGTCGAAGTCCCTGTCCCTTCTCGTCGCCGGCCTTTCCGCCGCGCTGATCGGTGCCGCCCTGCCGGCGGCGGCCGAGGCGCCGACCTCGATCCGCATCGCCGGGAACTTCTCGTCGAATTCCAAGCATGTCGACAATATCGAGAAGCCCTTCTTCACGGCCTTGCCGACCACGACCGGCCTGAAGCTGGAGGTCAACTACAACCCGATGGACGTGGTCGGCGTGAAGGCGCAGGACGCGCTGCGCCTGCTGCGCTCGGGCGCCTTCGACGTGATGTCGGTGCAGATCGGCATGGCCTCGCGCGACGATCCCTTCTTCGAGGGGCTCGACCTGATCGGCGTCTCGACCAACATGGTCGACCTGAAGAAGGCGGTGGAGTCCTATCGCGAAGTATTCGACAAGCGCCTGCAGGAGAAGTTCAACGCCAAGGTGCTGACGCTGTGGCCGTTCGGGCCGCAGGTCTTCTATTGCAATGCGCCGATCAAGTCGCTCGACGACATGAAGGGCCTCAAGATCCGCTCCTTCACCCCGTCCATGGCGGCGCTGATCCAGACGCTGGGCGCCACGCCGGTGACGTTGCAATTCTCCGAGGTCTATCCGGCGCTCCAGCGCGGCGTCGCCAATTGCGGCGTGACCTCGCCGACCTCGGGCAATTCCGGCAAGTGGCCGGAGGTGACCAGCCACTTCCTGCCGCTGTCTGTCTCCGGCTCGGTCCAGGGCCACTTCATGAATCTCGACTACTGGAAGAAGTTCTCGCCCGCCGAGCAGGCCAAGATCGCCGCCGCCTTCAAGACCATGGAGGACCAGATGTGGGCCCTGGCGGTGACCGCCAACGAGGACGCGGCCAACTGCAATATCGGCAAGGAGCCCTGCAAGGAAGGCACCAAGGCGGGCATGACCCTGGTCGATGTCTCCGCCGCCGACCAGAAGAAGCTCGACGACGCCGTCACCAAGGTCGTCCTGCCGATCTGGAAGGAGGCCTGCAACCGCGTCGATCCGGGCTGTTCCGAGACCTGGAACAAGACCGTCGGCGCCGCCCGCGGCTTCAAGATCGACTGA
- a CDS encoding TRAP transporter large permease produces MITATGATLGFFLMIGLMAIGLHIAFVMFAIGALGAIFYLGTPALLAFGNQFWGATNNFVLVAIPLFVLLGEILVKAGFTDRMYKALGDWLSPLPGGLLHTNIGASAMFAAVSGSSVATAATIGTVALPAFRNRGYDDRLVLGTVAAGATLGILIPPSINMIIYGAMTNTSVGQLYAAGVIPGIVLTGLFMLVTIVLCRLRPSLAGEKPAPTPLAEKIARLKDLMPPLIIFVLVMGSIYLGWATPTESAAVGVIASMALAASVGRLNFRMLHECFISTVSVTAMIMLIAAAAFYLNFVLGVMGVPQALAAMIKGLGANQTVFLVVMTIFYLILGCFLDALAMVIGTIPIVFPIALQMGIDPVWFGIYLVLMAELALITPPVGMNLYVVQGIRGRGVITDVIVGTLPYLFMMMLLVVILIAWPGLALWLPQQFYK; encoded by the coding sequence ATGATCACCGCCACCGGCGCCACGCTCGGCTTCTTCCTGATGATCGGCCTGATGGCCATCGGCCTGCACATCGCCTTTGTGATGTTCGCCATCGGCGCGCTCGGCGCCATCTTCTATCTCGGCACGCCGGCCCTGCTCGCCTTCGGCAACCAGTTCTGGGGCGCGACCAACAACTTCGTCCTGGTCGCCATCCCGCTCTTCGTCCTGCTCGGCGAGATCCTGGTCAAGGCCGGCTTCACCGACCGCATGTACAAGGCGCTCGGCGACTGGCTGTCGCCGCTGCCGGGCGGCCTGCTGCACACCAATATCGGCGCCTCGGCCATGTTCGCCGCCGTGTCCGGTTCCTCGGTGGCGACCGCCGCCACGATCGGCACCGTGGCTCTGCCGGCCTTCCGCAATCGCGGCTACGACGACCGGCTGGTGCTCGGCACGGTCGCGGCCGGCGCCACGCTCGGCATCCTGATCCCGCCTTCGATCAACATGATCATCTACGGCGCGATGACCAACACCTCGGTCGGCCAGCTCTACGCCGCCGGCGTCATCCCCGGCATCGTGCTGACCGGCCTGTTCATGCTGGTGACCATCGTGCTGTGCCGGCTGCGGCCCTCGCTCGCCGGCGAGAAGCCGGCGCCGACGCCGCTCGCCGAGAAGATCGCGCGGCTCAAGGACCTGATGCCGCCGCTGATCATCTTCGTGCTGGTGATGGGCTCGATCTATCTCGGCTGGGCGACCCCGACCGAATCCGCCGCCGTCGGCGTGATCGCCTCGATGGCGCTCGCCGCCAGCGTCGGCCGGCTCAACTTCCGCATGCTGCACGAATGCTTCATATCGACCGTCTCCGTGACGGCGATGATCATGCTGATCGCGGCGGCCGCCTTCTATCTGAACTTCGTGCTCGGCGTGATGGGCGTGCCGCAGGCGCTCGCCGCCATGATCAAGGGGCTCGGCGCCAACCAGACCGTCTTCCTGGTCGTGATGACGATCTTCTACCTGATCCTCGGCTGCTTCCTCGATGCGCTCGCCATGGTCATCGGCACCATCCCGATCGTCTTCCCGATCGCGCTGCAGATGGGCATCGATCCGGTCTGGTTCGGCATCTATCTGGTGCTGATGGCCGAGCTGGCGCTGATCACCCCGCCGGTCGGCATGAATCTCTATGTCGTCCAGGGCATCCGCGGGCGCGGCGTGATCACCGACGTGATCGTCGGCACGCTGCCCTACCTCTTCATGATGATGCTGCTGGTCGTCATCCTGATCGCCTGGCCGGGGCTGGCGCTCTGGCTGCCGCAGCAATTCTACAAGTGA
- a CDS encoding TRAP transporter small permease subunit: MDNPITRVIQPVARLAAILCGYGILLLAFAIGVEVIGRKWFAFSLQGVDDFGGFALAITAAIGASYTLAHRGHTRIDVFLLRMPALWQSVLNVAAMVTFAVFAVFAFFQAVSVWRESQLFMSVADSPLQTPLIYPQGAWVFGQFLLAIFALAFAVHALMLLAGDRKRLNRFYGPATVDEEVEAELEARRAREGTPS, translated from the coding sequence ATGGACAATCCCATCACCCGCGTCATCCAGCCCGTGGCGCGGCTCGCCGCCATCCTGTGCGGATACGGCATCCTGCTCCTCGCCTTCGCGATCGGGGTCGAGGTGATCGGCCGCAAGTGGTTCGCCTTCTCGCTCCAGGGCGTCGACGATTTCGGCGGCTTCGCGCTGGCCATCACGGCCGCGATCGGCGCCTCCTATACGCTCGCCCATCGCGGCCATACCCGGATCGACGTGTTTCTGCTGCGCATGCCGGCGCTTTGGCAGTCCGTGCTGAACGTCGCCGCGATGGTCACCTTCGCGGTCTTCGCGGTGTTCGCCTTCTTCCAGGCGGTCTCGGTCTGGCGCGAGAGCCAGCTCTTCATGAGCGTCGCCGACAGCCCGCTGCAGACGCCGCTGATCTATCCGCAGGGCGCCTGGGTGTTCGGCCAGTTCCTGCTCGCCATCTTCGCGCTCGCCTTCGCGGTCCATGCGCTGATGCTCCTCGCCGGCGACCGCAAGCGTCTCAACCGCTTCTACGGCCCTGCCACCGTCGACGAGGAAGTCGAAGCCGAACTCGAGGCGCGGCGCGCCCGTGAAGGGACCCCGTCATGA